In Opitutaceae bacterium TAV5, one genomic interval encodes:
- a CDS encoding acetyl-CoA hydrolase gives MSLPFRTLTAEEAASLINHGNTIGVSGFTPAGAAKVVPKALAARARAEHEAGRPFKVAIVSGASTGDSLDGELARADAISWRTPYQSNKSLRESINSGKTRFFDMHLSHLQQQVRCGFLGKFDWAIVEASDVTADGEIVLSTSVGASPTFLRTAEKVIIELNRYHSPKLRGFHDIYEPLDPPHRKVIPLENCSDRIGNAVVKVDPKKIVGIVESNKADEVGGFDPADELTNKIGANVAEFIANEIRVGRIPKEFLPLQSGVGNIANAVLGALGANPDIPAFEMFSEVIQDSVIGLIRSGKCKFATGTSLTIAPDLLKSIYEDLEFFRPRLLLRPQEITNNPEMVRRLGIITINTAIEVDIFGNVNSTHVMGSSLMNGIGGSGDFTRNAYISIFTCPSSAKGGKISTIVPLVSHMDHSEHSVQVVITENGIADLRGKDPNERARLIVEKCAHPEFRDQLLRYCEMAKKGHTPQTLANAFLMHQRFLETGDMRGVQWIG, from the coding sequence ATGAGTCTTCCATTCCGCACCCTTACGGCCGAGGAGGCCGCTTCCCTTATCAACCACGGCAATACGATTGGCGTCAGTGGTTTCACGCCCGCCGGCGCCGCCAAGGTCGTGCCGAAGGCGCTCGCCGCCCGGGCCCGTGCGGAACACGAAGCCGGCCGCCCCTTCAAGGTCGCCATCGTCTCCGGCGCCTCCACCGGCGACTCGCTCGACGGTGAACTTGCCCGCGCCGACGCCATCTCCTGGCGCACGCCCTACCAGAGCAACAAGTCGCTCCGCGAAAGCATCAACAGCGGCAAGACCCGCTTTTTCGACATGCACCTCTCGCACCTCCAGCAGCAGGTGCGTTGCGGCTTCCTCGGCAAATTCGACTGGGCCATCGTCGAGGCCAGCGACGTGACCGCCGACGGCGAGATCGTGCTCAGCACCTCGGTCGGCGCCTCGCCCACCTTCCTGCGCACCGCCGAAAAAGTCATCATCGAGCTCAACCGTTACCACTCGCCGAAGCTGCGCGGTTTCCACGACATCTACGAACCGCTCGATCCCCCGCACCGGAAAGTCATCCCCTTGGAAAACTGTTCCGACCGCATCGGCAACGCGGTGGTGAAAGTGGACCCGAAAAAGATCGTCGGCATCGTCGAGAGCAACAAGGCCGACGAAGTCGGCGGCTTCGATCCGGCTGACGAACTGACCAACAAGATCGGCGCCAACGTGGCCGAGTTCATCGCCAACGAAATCCGCGTCGGCCGCATCCCGAAAGAATTTCTCCCGCTCCAGTCCGGTGTGGGCAACATCGCCAACGCCGTCCTCGGCGCGCTCGGCGCCAATCCCGACATCCCGGCGTTCGAGATGTTCTCCGAAGTCATCCAGGACTCCGTTATCGGCCTCATCCGCTCCGGCAAGTGCAAGTTCGCCACCGGCACCTCGCTCACCATCGCTCCGGACCTGCTGAAGAGCATTTACGAGGATCTCGAGTTCTTCCGCCCGCGCCTCCTGCTCCGTCCGCAGGAAATCACCAACAACCCGGAAATGGTGCGCCGCCTCGGTATCATCACCATCAATACGGCGATCGAGGTGGATATTTTCGGCAACGTGAACTCCACGCACGTCATGGGCAGCAGCCTCATGAACGGCATCGGCGGGTCGGGCGATTTCACGCGCAACGCCTACATCTCGATCTTCACCTGTCCGTCGTCCGCCAAGGGAGGCAAGATCAGCACCATCGTGCCGCTCGTCTCGCACATGGACCACAGCGAGCACTCGGTGCAGGTCGTCATCACGGAGAACGGCATCGCCGACCTCCGCGGCAAGGACCCGAACGAACGCGCCCGCCTCATCGTCGAAAAGTGCGCGCATCCCGAGTTCAGGGACCAGCTCCTGCGTTACTGCGAGATGGCGAAAAAAGGCCACACCCCGCAGACGCTCGCCAACGCCTTCCTCATGCACCAGCGCTTCCTGGAGACCGGCGACATGCGCGGCGTGCAGTGGATCGGCTGA
- a CDS encoding arginine biosynthesis protein ArgJ — protein MPSTALTFSSRAEHRAWLASRAALPRGFRVGTARFDFTPAEAPKPARMTLTLIALDRPAESFAAMFTKNAFPGAPVIVGRRRLAEPALGAIIVNNKISNVCAPGGVETAERICAETGRLLGIPASAVLPSSTGVIGWTLPVEAMLQNLPQAAAALAADGSGDSVLPAAEGIVTTDLYPKVRSATVGAGGEGGAANAGRIVGIAKGAGMIEPNMATMLVYILTDVAVPRDALRAMLQRAVEVSFNRMSVDSDTSTSDTVVLVSSGAVSLSSSGGAAAQAAALAEFEAALTQVCRDLAEDVVRNGEGVRHVIRVEVKNAATAALACALGKAIVNAPLFKCAVAGNDPNVGRLVQAIGKHVGAHAPGIDLSRMRAEIGGIEIFARGAFQLDPQKELALVAHLKAAELYASRPTAEGVFTPPVDYPPHERCVEIVVDLGNGAETATVFGADLTHEYVSENADYRS, from the coding sequence GTGCCCAGCACCGCTCTCACGTTTTCTTCCCGCGCGGAACACCGCGCATGGCTCGCCTCCCGCGCTGCGTTGCCGCGCGGCTTTCGCGTCGGCACGGCGCGCTTCGATTTCACGCCGGCGGAGGCGCCGAAACCGGCCCGGATGACGCTCACGCTCATCGCACTCGACCGGCCGGCGGAGAGCTTTGCCGCCATGTTCACGAAAAACGCCTTTCCCGGCGCGCCCGTGATCGTCGGGCGGCGGCGGCTGGCGGAGCCGGCGCTCGGAGCGATCATCGTCAACAACAAGATTTCCAACGTCTGCGCGCCCGGCGGCGTGGAGACGGCAGAGCGCATCTGCGCGGAGACCGGCCGCCTGCTCGGCATCCCGGCTTCGGCGGTGTTGCCGAGTTCGACGGGCGTCATCGGCTGGACGCTGCCCGTCGAGGCGATGCTGCAAAACCTGCCGCAGGCCGCCGCCGCGCTCGCCGCCGACGGCAGCGGCGACTCCGTGCTGCCCGCCGCCGAAGGCATCGTGACGACCGATCTTTATCCGAAAGTGCGCAGCGCGACCGTCGGTGCGGGCGGGGAAGGGGGCGCCGCGAACGCCGGCCGCATCGTCGGCATCGCCAAGGGCGCCGGCATGATCGAGCCCAACATGGCGACGATGCTGGTCTATATCCTGACCGACGTGGCCGTGCCGCGCGACGCACTGCGCGCCATGCTGCAACGCGCCGTGGAGGTGTCGTTCAACCGCATGAGCGTGGACAGCGACACGAGCACCTCCGACACCGTGGTGCTCGTCTCCTCCGGCGCGGTGTCGCTTTCCTCTTCCGGCGGCGCGGCCGCGCAGGCAGCCGCGCTCGCGGAGTTCGAGGCCGCGCTGACGCAGGTGTGCCGCGATCTCGCCGAGGACGTTGTCCGCAACGGCGAAGGCGTGCGCCACGTGATCCGCGTGGAGGTGAAAAACGCCGCCACGGCCGCGCTCGCCTGCGCGCTGGGCAAGGCCATCGTCAACGCCCCGCTCTTCAAGTGCGCCGTCGCGGGCAACGACCCCAACGTCGGCCGTCTCGTGCAGGCGATCGGCAAGCACGTGGGCGCGCACGCTCCCGGCATCGATCTTTCGCGGATGCGCGCGGAGATCGGCGGCATCGAGATTTTTGCGCGCGGAGCGTTCCAGCTCGATCCGCAGAAGGAACTCGCACTCGTGGCGCACCTGAAGGCGGCGGAGCTCTACGCGAGCCGGCCGACCGCCGAAGGCGTGTTCACGCCGCCGGTGGACTACCCGCCGCACGAGCGCTGCGTGGAGATCGTCGTGGACCTCGGCAACGGTGCGGAAACCGCCACGGTCTTCGGCGCCGACCTCACGCACGAATACGTGAGCGAAAACGCCGATTACCGGAGCTGA
- a CDS encoding diaminopimelate epimerase (involved in lysine biosynthesis; DAP epimerase; produces DL-diaminopimelate from LL-diaminopimelate), with translation MRFHKYHALGNDYIVLDPADFPAWQPAPSVEQIRVVCHRNFGVGSDGILWGPLPSSQSEFGLRIFNPDGSEAEKSGNGLRIFSRYLWDAGLVKNPVFTIETPGGHVRSEIKEAGRLITVDMGRVSFDSARIPVAGAAREVINEKITVLDREFTFCAATIGNPHCVLPLPEVSAELAHKYGPHLETHAHFPRKTNVQFLQVLDRANIRIEIWERGAGYTLASGSSSSAAAAVAHKLGLVDGNVTVHMPGGQIGIEIADDFAIRMTGTVNKVADGVMHEELFAVKV, from the coding sequence ATGCGCTTCCACAAATACCACGCTCTCGGCAACGACTACATCGTCCTCGACCCCGCGGACTTCCCGGCCTGGCAACCCGCTCCGTCGGTGGAGCAGATCCGCGTCGTCTGCCATCGCAATTTCGGTGTCGGCTCCGACGGCATTCTCTGGGGTCCCCTGCCCTCCTCGCAGAGCGAATTCGGGCTGCGCATCTTCAATCCCGACGGTTCCGAAGCCGAAAAATCCGGCAACGGCCTGCGCATCTTTTCGCGTTATCTGTGGGACGCCGGGCTGGTCAAAAATCCCGTGTTCACCATCGAGACCCCCGGCGGCCATGTCCGCTCCGAAATCAAGGAAGCCGGTCGCCTCATCACCGTGGACATGGGCCGCGTGAGCTTCGACAGCGCCCGCATCCCCGTTGCCGGTGCCGCCCGCGAGGTGATCAACGAAAAGATCACGGTCCTCGATCGCGAGTTCACCTTCTGCGCCGCCACCATCGGCAACCCGCACTGCGTGCTCCCGCTCCCCGAAGTCTCCGCCGAACTCGCCCACAAATACGGACCCCACCTGGAGACGCACGCCCACTTCCCGCGCAAGACCAACGTGCAATTCCTGCAAGTCCTCGACCGCGCCAACATCCGCATCGAGATCTGGGAGCGCGGCGCCGGCTACACGCTCGCCTCCGGCAGCAGCTCCAGCGCTGCGGCGGCCGTGGCGCACAAGCTCGGCCTCGTGGACGGCAACGTCACTGTGCACATGCCCGGCGGACAGATCGGCATCGAGATCGCCGACGACTTCGCCATCCGCATGACCGGCACCGTCAACAAGGTCGCCGACGGCGTCATGCACGAGGAACTCTTCGCCGTCAAAGTCTGA